One window of Cucurbita pepo subsp. pepo cultivar mu-cu-16 chromosome LG19, ASM280686v2, whole genome shotgun sequence genomic DNA carries:
- the LOC111782201 gene encoding LMBR1 domain-containing protein 2 homolog A-like gives MWVFYMISLPLTVGMVIVTLKYFAGPWVPRYVFLTVGYTWFCSLSIIILVPADIWMTTSRLPETGVISFFWSWSYWSTFLLTWAVVPLIQGFEDAGDFTVKQRLKTSIRVNLAFYLVVGSIGLFGLILLIAMHKIWHGGVLGFAMACSNTFGLVTGAFLLGFGLSEIPKSIWRNADWTTRQKVLSHQISKMAVKLDDAHQELSNAIVVAQATSKQMSKRDPLRPYMNVIDNMLTQMFREDPSFKPRGGQLGENDMDYDTDEKSMATLRRHLRRAREEYYRYKRHXMTSVMKALELEDTIKNYERRTSTGWKYVSTLRHARSGKLGSILDTLEFIWRCILRKHLQKVLAVILGIMSAAILLAEATLLPRVDLSLFSMLIKLVGREEVLVQAFAFVPLMYMCVCTYYSLFKFGTLIFYSLTPRQTSSVSLLLICSMVARYAPPISFNFLNLIRLDGNEKTVFEQRMGKIDDAVPFFGKGFNRIYPLIMVVYTILVASNFFNRVINFLGSWKRFRFQSEVDDMDGFDPSGVIILQKERSWFEQGHMVGEHVIPLARNFNGIDLESGSSNSAGLLDAKAKATNSLINEDMNGNSSKSSADEGRKYGSSREAMSNKYAVIREQIRQSSLDPKSVANMASANVILLDTVNGESSNTNEKTTSDLASKWESMKMGFQNFKANIGTKKFLPLQQIQETRSLSRLDSSQSLDEIFQRLKRPSDHGSHSDDEDGIEIKGSEWGTEIERSRPTR, from the exons ATGTGGGTGTTCTATATGATCTCCTTGCCTTTAACTGTGGGCATGGTGATCGTCACGCTCAAGTACTTTGCTGGTCCATGGGTGCCTCGTTACGTTTTTCTTACCGTCGGATATACCTGGTTCTGTTCTCTCTCCATCATTATACTCGTCCCTGCGGACATCTGGATG ACTACAAGTCGTCTGCCAGAGACTGGagtaatttctttcttttggagcTGGTCCTATTGGAGTACATTTTTACTTACCTG GGCTGTGGTGCCACTTATCCAGGGTTTTGAAGATGCGGGTGACTTTACTGTGAAACAAAGACTGAAGACCAGCATCCGTGTTAACTTGGCATTTTATTTGGTTGTTGGATCCATAGGTCTTTTTGGACTAATTCTCCTCATCGCAATGCATAAGATTTG GCATGGCGGTGTTCTGGGTTTCGCTATGGCGTGCTCAAATACATTTGGATTGGTAACAGGTGCATTTCTTCTTGGCTTTGGTCTGAGTGAAATCCCCAAGAGTATTTGGAGAAATGCTGACTGGACTACACGCCAAAAAGTTCTTTCTCATCAAATTTCCAAGATGGCTGTTAAACTTGATGATGCTCATCAAGAACTATCAAATGCTATTGTT GTTGCCCAAGCAACGTCTAAGCAGATGTCTAAACGTGATCCTCTAAGACCTTACATGAATGTCATTGACAACATGTTAACTCAAATG TTTAGGGAAGATCCATCTTTCAAACCACGAGGTGGACAATTAGGAGAAAATGATATGGACTACGATACCGATGAGAAATCAATGGCAACACTTAGGCGTCATCTTCGCAGAGCAAGAGAGGAGTACTACCGGTATAAAAG acatNATATGACCTCTGTAATGAAGGCCCTTGAACTTGAAGACACTATAAAGAATTATGAACGCCGCACGTCAACTGGATG GAAATATGTTTCAACCCTCAGACATGCTCGAAGTGGGAAGTTGGGGTCTATCTTGGATACACTTG AATTTATATGGCGATGCATCCTAAGAAAGCATCTTCAGAAAGTTTTGGCTGTTATACTTGGTATCATGTCTGCTGCAATTCTTTTAGCCGAGGCCACCCTGTTACCAAGAGTCGATTTATCACTTTTCTCAATGCTCATTAAATTAGTAGGACGAGAGGAGGTGCTTGTGCAG gcCTTTGCTTTTGTTCCATTGATGTATATGTGCGTGTGCACGTATTATTCTTTATTCAAGTTTGGAACTTTGATATTCTATTCATTGACACCCAGGCAAACAAGCTCTGTGAGCTTGCTTTTAATTTGTTC GATGGTTGCCAGGTATGCTCCACCGATTTCATTCAACTTTCTCAATCTCATACGTCTTGATGGGAACGAGAAAACTGTTTTTGAACAG AGGATGGGTAAAATTGATGATGCCGTCCCTTTCTTTGGAAAAGGTTTTAATAGGATCTACCCGCTTATTATGGTTGTCTACACCATTTTGGTTGCCAGCAATTTCTTTAATCGGGTTATTAATTTCCTGGGAAGCTGGAAGAGGTTTAGATTTCAGTCGGAGGTGGATGATATGGATGGATTTGATCCTTCAGGAGTAATTATATTGCAGAAAG AACGATCTTGGTTTGAACAAGGGCACATGGTTGGTGAGCACGTTATTCCCTTAGCTAGAAATTTCAATGGAATAGACTTGGAGTCAGGCAGCAGCAACAGCGCA GGTTTGCTTGATGCCAAAGCGAAGGCAACAAACAGTCTAATAAATGAAGACATGAACGGGAATTCGTCAAAATCTTCTGCTGATGAGGGTCGGAAATATGGTTCTAGCAGAGAAGCCATGAGCAACAAGTATGCCGTAATTAGAGAACAAATTAGACAATCATCATTAGACCCAAAGTCAGTGGCAAACATGGCTTCGGCCAATGTTATCTTACTTGATACAGTTAACGGCGAATCTAGCAATACCAATGAAAAGACGACTTCTGATTTGGCCTCAAAGTGGGAATCGATGAAGATGGGTTTCCAAAACTTCAAGGCTAATATAGGAACCAAAAAGTTCCTTCCCTTGCAACAAATTCAAGAAACAAGATCTCTTTCTCGTCTTGATTCATCTCAGTCTCTTGATGAGATCTTTCAAAGATTGAAACGGCCATCAGATCATGGGAGTCATAGCGATGATGAGGATGGGATTGAAATCAAGGGTTCCGAGTGGGGAACAGAGATTGAGCGATCAAGGCCAACTAGATaa